One window of Chamaesiphon minutus PCC 6605 genomic DNA carries:
- a CDS encoding protein adenylyltransferase SelO gives MSYQSKPSASPCVTTFDEFIRLANYSLMDTLNADPDATVDGDDRRARQVFSGHFVPVTPTPLAEPEYVTHSSTFFKELGLSDELAFNEQFRQVFSGDLSVAREPMRQVGWATGYALSIYGTEYIRQCPFGTGNGYGDGRAISVFEGIINGQRWEMQLKGGGPTPYCRGADGRAVLRSSVREFLAQEYMQALGVPTARSLTLYVSKSETVTRPWYSQDSHSIDPDTLVANPVAISTRVAPSFLRVGQLELFARRARSNAHPRALEELSTIVSHLIEREYKSDIDRNLVFADRVVELAKLFRQRLTSLVANWQRVGYCQGNFNSDNCAAGGFTLDYGPFGFCEIFDPGFQPWTGGGKHFSFFNQPIAAEVNYHMFLTALRPLLVADAEALEHFDQLSHGFAKAMEQQLQTMWAAKLGMTEYNSTLIKELLELMLSSKVDYTIFFRELSQIPDDVSALKKSFYAETSQQLDEQWQSWLQSWRNLVRNDGNLAEISNKMKQTNPKYTWREWLVVPAYQQAMQGDYTLVKELQEVFSHPYDEQSPEIADKYYRLKPQVFFDAGGVSHYSCSS, from the coding sequence ATGTCGTATCAATCTAAACCATCTGCTAGCCCCTGCGTAACTACCTTTGATGAGTTTATACGATTGGCGAATTATTCTCTAATGGATACCTTAAATGCCGATCCTGATGCCACGGTCGATGGTGACGATCGCCGTGCCCGACAGGTTTTCTCTGGTCATTTCGTACCTGTAACACCTACGCCGCTTGCAGAACCAGAATATGTAACCCATAGCAGCACTTTTTTTAAAGAACTTGGGTTGAGCGACGAGCTGGCTTTTAACGAACAATTTCGCCAGGTATTTTCTGGCGATCTTTCTGTTGCGCGTGAGCCGATGCGACAGGTTGGCTGGGCGACTGGCTATGCACTGTCCATTTATGGCACCGAATATATCAGACAATGTCCATTTGGTACTGGTAATGGTTATGGCGATGGTCGGGCGATATCTGTATTTGAAGGAATAATCAATGGCCAGCGCTGGGAAATGCAATTAAAAGGTGGTGGCCCAACGCCTTATTGCCGTGGTGCCGATGGGCGCGCAGTCCTACGTTCGAGTGTGCGTGAGTTTCTGGCGCAAGAATATATGCAGGCTTTAGGTGTTCCAACAGCGCGTTCTTTAACATTGTATGTCTCTAAATCTGAGACCGTTACACGACCTTGGTATTCTCAAGACTCCCACTCCATTGACCCTGATACTTTAGTGGCCAATCCCGTGGCGATTTCAACTCGTGTTGCACCATCCTTTTTGCGCGTTGGTCAGCTAGAGTTATTTGCCCGCCGCGCTCGCAGCAATGCTCATCCAAGAGCATTAGAAGAGTTAAGCACGATCGTGTCGCATTTAATTGAGCGAGAATACAAAAGCGACATCGATCGAAACCTTGTTTTTGCAGATCGAGTAGTTGAGTTGGCTAAGCTATTTCGCCAGCGTCTCACTTCACTGGTGGCCAATTGGCAACGTGTTGGTTACTGCCAGGGTAATTTTAATAGTGACAACTGCGCCGCTGGTGGCTTTACCCTCGACTATGGACCATTTGGGTTTTGTGAAATTTTTGACCCTGGGTTTCAACCTTGGACTGGTGGTGGTAAACACTTTTCATTCTTCAATCAGCCGATCGCAGCAGAAGTGAATTATCATATGTTTTTGACAGCTTTGAGGCCGCTACTCGTAGCAGATGCTGAAGCTTTAGAACACTTCGACCAATTAAGCCATGGCTTTGCAAAAGCTATGGAACAACAACTCCAAACAATGTGGGCTGCCAAACTTGGCATGACTGAATATAACTCGACATTAATTAAGGAATTATTGGAGTTGATGCTCTCCTCAAAGGTAGATTACACCATTTTCTTTCGCGAGTTATCTCAGATACCAGACGATGTCTCAGCATTGAAAAAGAGCTTCTACGCCGAGACTTCACAACAACTCGATGAGCAATGGCAATCTTGGCTCCAAAGCTGGCGCAACCTGGTTAGGAACGACGGCAATCTGGCTGAGATCTCAAACAAGATGAAACAGACTAACCCAAAATATACATGGCGAGAATGGTTGGTTGTTCCCGCTTACCAACAAGCCATGCAGGGTGACTACACCTTAGTCAAAGAGTTGCAGGAAGTGTTTAGCCATCCGTACGATGAGCAATCACCGGAAATAGCAGATAAATACTATCGTCTAAAACCTCAGGTGTTTTTCGACGCTGGTGGCGTGTCGCACTATAGCTGTTCATCTTAA
- a CDS encoding AAC(3)-I family aminoglycoside N-acetyltransferase, with protein sequence MSSSEPISIRQLSANDLTLMESLLATFGEAFDEVDTYSSSRPSNAYLKRLLSSDYFIALAALKNGSVVGGIAAYELQKFEQERSEIYIYDLAVAAAHRREGIATTLIQELKKIAVARAAYVIFVQADIGDDPAIALYTKLGVREDVLHFDIAVAVSDDNA encoded by the coding sequence ATGTCATCCTCCGAGCCAATTAGCATTCGTCAGCTTTCCGCCAACGACCTGACACTTATGGAGAGTTTATTGGCTACCTTCGGTGAGGCTTTCGACGAAGTTGATACCTATAGTTCGTCTCGCCCAAGTAATGCCTATCTCAAGCGGTTGCTAAGCAGCGATTATTTCATCGCGCTTGCAGCGTTAAAGAATGGATCGGTAGTCGGAGGTATCGCCGCTTACGAACTCCAGAAGTTCGAGCAGGAGCGGAGTGAAATTTATATTTACGATCTGGCTGTTGCAGCAGCGCATCGACGCGAAGGCATTGCAACCACATTAATCCAGGAATTAAAGAAGATTGCTGTAGCGCGAGCAGCCTATGTTATTTTCGTACAGGCAGACATCGGGGATGACCCTGCGATTGCACTTTACACGAAGCTTGGGGTACGCGAAGATGTGCTTCATTTCGATATTGCTGTTGCGGTCAGCGATGACAATGCATAA